A stretch of the Solanum dulcamara chromosome 6, daSolDulc1.2, whole genome shotgun sequence genome encodes the following:
- the LOC129893044 gene encoding cytochrome b561 and DOMON domain-containing protein At5g47530-like: MDRLLTTFLFSLVLILSLFSTTSYAQTQNCSAFAFRNNQIFATCNPLPVLNSVLHWSYHPDNHTVDLAYRHGGVPNTDWVAWGLNIDGSMMVGSQCLVAFRNSSGQIHAYTSPVSSYGTQLTEGALSFNVPRIAAEFSNNEFIIFATLELPAGRTSFNQAWQNGGVSGQALTVHVQSGDNMRSFGSVDFANGELGGGGSSVTSRQRRRYVHGVLNAVSWGVLMPMGAVFARYLKVFKAANPAWFYIHVACQTSAYVVGVAGWGTGLKLGSDSTGIEFTTHRNIGITLFCLGTLQVFALLLRPKPDHKYRLYWNIYHHAIGYAVISLSIVNVFEGFDALNGQKNWKRAYIGVIIALGAIAVLLEAFTWFIVIKRKKTDSNKNTQNRTNGVNPYGNGTHHQQA, translated from the exons ATGGATAGACTTTTAACAacttttttgttttcattagtctTGATTCTAAGTCTATTTTCTACTACTTCATATGCTCAAACTCAAAATTGCTCAGCTTTTGCATTCCGAAATAACCAGATATTTGCAACTTGCAATCCTCTGCCTGTACTAAATTCTGTTCTTCACTGGAGTTACCATCCAGATAACCACACAGTGGATCTTGCTTACAGACATGGAGGTGTACCAAATACAGATTGGGTAGCTTGGGGTTTAAatattgatggatccatgatgGTTGGTTCACAATGTTTGGTTGCATTTAGAAATTCTAGTGGACAAATTCATGCTTACACTTCCCCTGTTTCTAGTTACGGCACTCAGTTAACAGAAGGTGCTTTAAGTTTCAATGTTCCAAGAATTGCAGCAGAGTTTTCAAACaatgaatttatcatttttgcAACTTTGGAACTTCCTGCTGGAAGGACTAGTTTTAATCAGGCTTGGCAAAATGGAGGAGTTTCTGGTCAGGCTTTGACAGTTCATGTTCAGTCTGGTGATAATATGAGGTCTTTTGGAAGTGTTGATTTTGCAAATGGAGAGTTAGGTGGTGGTGGTAGCTCAGTCACTTCTAGACAACGCAGAAGATAT GTTCATGGAGTATTGAATGCAGTGAGTTGGGGAGTGTTAATGCCAATGGGAGCAGTATTTGCAAGGTACTTGAAGGTGTTCAAAGCAGCAAATCCAGCTTGGTTTTATATACATGTTGCTTGTCAAACCTCTGCCTATGTTGTTGGTGTTGCTGGATGGGGCACTGGTCTCAAACTTGGCAGTGATTCTACTGGTATCGAATTCACTACTCACAGGAACATTGGCATCACTCTCTTTTGCCTTGGAACTCTTCAG GTGTTTGCTTTGCTTCTAAGGCCAAAGCCAGACCACAAGTACAGATTATACTGGAACATTTACCACCATGCTATTGGATACGCGGTAATAAGTCTGAGCATCGTCAATGTGTTTGAAGGATTTGATGCATTAAATGGGCAAAAGAATTGGAAGAGGGCTTACATTGGTGTGATCATAGCCTTAGGGGCCATTGCTGTTTTATTAGAAGCCTTCACTTGGTTCATTGtcatcaaaaggaaaaaaacagaCTCTAACAAGAACACACAAAATAGAACAAATGGTGTTAATCCTTATGGAAATGGGACTCATCATCAGCAGGCATAA